The following are encoded together in the Thalassomonas haliotis genome:
- the putA gene encoding bifunctional proline dehydrogenase/L-glutamate gamma-semialdehyde dehydrogenase PutA: MIFNGSLTTENKIRQTIRDHYRADENTVLEYLLPIAEIDVEAKSRAWDYARQLVVNIRKDQVGKGGVDALLNEFSLSSEEGVVLMCLAEALLRVPDADTADSLIRDKLANGDWSSHLGNSDSMFVNASSWGLLLTGKLVNYSDDKKQAQFGLLKKTVGRLGEPVIRKAVRYAMKIMGTQFVMGHTIGSAISRAQETEAKGYRYSYDMLGEGARTMADADRYFDSYVKAIDAIGTAAKNRGPINSPGISIKLSAIHPRYEFSHRDRVIEELIPRLKKLALAAKAYDIGFTVDAEEADRLDISLDVIEAVFADKDLDGWQGFGIAVQAYQKRGIYVIEWVRELTQKVGRQMMVRLVKGAYWDSEVKETQAEGYPDFPVFSRKPSTDVSYQACAKKLLAYRDSIYPQFATHNAYTVATILEMAQELKGFEFQRLHGMGESLYDQVVGEKGVPCRVYAPVGEHADLLAYLVRRLLENGANSSFVNNIVDEAIPVESLLVDPVETVQGWQDKYNPQIPQSLDLYGDEYGKKRINSKGIDLTDIDKITAMRSNLDNWFASRKEQSAKAGEVPVTNPANFNEVLGYIRHVDETEMTALVDGAEQAFTTWSATPVKERAQILLNIADKLEAHRDELIALCTKEAGKTIPDGVAEVREAVDFCRYYAARAEELLENNPLVSRGVVLCISPWNFPLAIFLGQVSAAIVTGNTVVAKPAEQTSLVALRTIELMVEAGLPQGVVTPVIARGSKVGQHIVPDLRIQAVMFTGSTETGNWISKKLAERSGDPVPLIAETGGQNCMIVDSTALPEQVVDDVISSGFQSAGQRCSALRVLFVQEDVADKIIGMITGAMKELHLGDPAFLGTDVGPVIDRKALGALNDHVDYLQSRGTLHYCCKGPELEAGISEDQHNFFTPRLYEISDLSVLTKEVFGPIVHVIRYKADQLEQVIDQVNGTGFGLTMGIHTRIEEKSRYLASRSRAGNVYVNRNMIGAVVGVQPFGGRGLSGTGPKAGGPLYLTRLVKENVTPAQVNLTPEQEQQLAQAIEKAKTNSARVGQLLNQAKANEINWSQTPLNNRISVLRQLLAQLSSNKVVLSQEDQLPQALTEARSQLLAMEKRLEKPQELPGPTGESNILYLEARGTVACLRCQQTPFSFWLISVLTAMASGNCVFALVDDTYLAEAEAIKSLLIQAGMPEGVFQIVALGHLPDLLADSRLAGAVVDHGSGLKQLSGEILGGRSGAIVPLITATSYNNLLERLVTEKTVTIDTTAAGGNASLMTMESNVG; encoded by the coding sequence ATGATTTTTAACGGCTCCTTAACCACAGAAAATAAAATCAGACAAACGATCCGCGACCATTACCGCGCCGACGAAAATACTGTACTTGAATATTTACTGCCAATTGCAGAAATTGATGTTGAAGCCAAATCCAGAGCCTGGGATTATGCCCGCCAGCTGGTAGTGAATATCCGTAAAGACCAGGTAGGCAAAGGCGGCGTTGATGCCCTGCTTAATGAATTTTCCCTGTCCTCAGAAGAAGGCGTAGTGTTAATGTGCCTGGCAGAAGCCCTGCTGAGGGTACCGGATGCCGACACCGCAGACAGCCTTATCCGCGACAAGCTCGCCAACGGCGACTGGAGCTCACATTTAGGCAACAGCGACTCCATGTTTGTTAACGCCTCTTCCTGGGGTCTGTTGCTGACCGGCAAACTGGTCAACTATTCCGATGATAAGAAACAAGCCCAGTTCGGCTTATTGAAAAAAACCGTCGGCCGCCTGGGTGAGCCGGTGATCCGTAAAGCGGTGCGCTACGCCATGAAAATCATGGGCACCCAGTTTGTTATGGGCCACACCATAGGCTCGGCCATTAGCCGCGCACAGGAAACCGAAGCCAAGGGCTACCGTTACTCCTACGACATGCTTGGGGAAGGCGCCCGTACCATGGCGGATGCCGACCGATATTTTGACAGTTACGTCAAAGCCATAGACGCCATAGGCACAGCGGCAAAAAACCGCGGCCCGATTAACAGCCCGGGCATTTCCATCAAGCTATCGGCAATACACCCAAGATATGAGTTCTCGCACCGCGATCGGGTAATAGAGGAATTAATCCCGAGACTGAAAAAGCTGGCACTGGCAGCCAAAGCCTATGATATCGGCTTTACCGTCGACGCCGAAGAAGCCGACCGTTTAGATATTTCCCTAGACGTTATCGAAGCGGTATTCGCCGATAAAGATCTCGACGGCTGGCAGGGTTTTGGTATCGCGGTACAGGCCTATCAAAAACGCGGCATCTATGTCATTGAATGGGTACGTGAGCTGACCCAAAAAGTCGGCCGTCAGATGATGGTACGCCTGGTAAAAGGCGCCTACTGGGACAGCGAAGTAAAAGAAACCCAGGCAGAAGGTTACCCCGACTTCCCGGTCTTTAGCCGCAAGCCGAGCACAGACGTTTCCTACCAGGCCTGTGCCAAAAAATTGTTGGCATACCGCGACAGCATCTACCCGCAATTTGCCACCCATAACGCCTATACCGTAGCCACTATTTTAGAAATGGCGCAGGAACTCAAAGGTTTTGAATTCCAGCGCCTGCACGGCATGGGTGAATCCCTTTATGACCAGGTTGTCGGCGAAAAAGGCGTACCCTGCCGGGTATACGCCCCGGTGGGCGAACATGCCGACCTGCTGGCTTACCTGGTGCGCCGCCTGCTGGAAAACGGCGCCAACAGCTCTTTTGTTAATAATATCGTCGACGAAGCCATCCCGGTAGAGTCCCTGTTGGTAGACCCGGTGGAAACCGTGCAGGGCTGGCAAGACAAATACAATCCGCAAATACCACAATCCCTGGATCTTTACGGCGACGAATACGGCAAGAAACGTATTAATTCTAAAGGTATCGACTTAACCGATATCGATAAAATCACCGCAATGCGCAGCAATTTAGATAACTGGTTTGCCTCACGCAAGGAGCAAAGCGCAAAAGCAGGTGAAGTACCGGTAACCAACCCCGCCAACTTTAACGAAGTACTGGGTTATATCCGCCACGTCGATGAAACCGAAATGACCGCTTTAGTCGACGGCGCCGAGCAGGCCTTTACCACCTGGTCTGCCACGCCGGTTAAGGAGCGGGCGCAAATTCTACTCAATATCGCCGATAAACTCGAAGCCCACAGGGACGAACTGATCGCCTTATGCACCAAGGAAGCGGGTAAAACCATTCCTGACGGGGTAGCAGAAGTTCGTGAAGCGGTTGATTTTTGCCGTTATTATGCCGCAAGGGCCGAAGAACTGCTTGAAAACAACCCCCTGGTTTCCCGCGGCGTGGTGTTATGTATCAGCCCGTGGAACTTCCCGCTGGCCATTTTCTTAGGCCAGGTTTCCGCCGCCATAGTAACCGGTAATACCGTAGTGGCGAAACCCGCCGAACAAACCAGTTTAGTCGCCTTAAGAACGATAGAGCTAATGGTGGAAGCCGGTTTGCCACAAGGCGTGGTAACCCCGGTTATCGCCCGCGGCAGCAAGGTCGGCCAGCATATAGTGCCGGATCTGCGCATTCAGGCGGTGATGTTTACCGGCTCTACCGAAACCGGTAACTGGATCTCGAAAAAACTCGCCGAACGCTCGGGCGACCCGGTACCGCTGATCGCGGAAACCGGCGGTCAGAACTGTATGATAGTCGACTCCACCGCCCTGCCCGAGCAAGTGGTTGATGACGTCATCTCTTCCGGCTTCCAAAGCGCCGGTCAGCGTTGCTCCGCCTTAAGGGTATTATTCGTGCAGGAAGATGTCGCCGATAAAATCATCGGCATGATCACCGGCGCCATGAAAGAATTACACTTAGGGGATCCCGCCTTCTTAGGCACAGATGTCGGTCCGGTAATCGACCGAAAAGCCCTGGGCGCCCTCAATGATCATGTGGATTACCTGCAATCGCGCGGCACTTTACATTACTGCTGCAAGGGACCAGAGCTGGAAGCCGGCATAAGTGAAGATCAGCACAACTTCTTTACCCCGCGCCTGTATGAAATCTCGGATTTATCGGTACTCACCAAAGAAGTGTTCGGCCCGATCGTCCATGTGATCCGCTACAAGGCAGATCAGCTGGAACAAGTGATCGACCAGGTGAACGGCACCGGTTTTGGTTTAACTATGGGCATACACACCCGAATAGAAGAGAAAAGCCGCTACCTGGCCAGCCGCTCGCGTGCCGGTAATGTCTACGTTAACCGCAACATGATCGGCGCCGTAGTCGGGGTACAACCCTTTGGCGGCCGCGGCTTATCCGGCACCGGCCCTAAAGCAGGCGGTCCTTTGTACCTGACCCGGTTAGTGAAAGAAAACGTCACCCCGGCCCAGGTCAACCTAACACCTGAGCAGGAGCAACAACTGGCGCAGGCCATTGAAAAAGCCAAAACCAACTCCGCCAGAGTCGGTCAGCTGTTAAACCAGGCGAAAGCCAACGAAATCAACTGGAGCCAGACGCCGTTAAACAACCGGATTTCCGTGTTGCGCCAGCTACTGGCCCAGCTCTCTTCCAACAAGGTAGTATTAAGCCAGGAAGATCAGCTGCCACAGGCATTAACCGAAGCAAGAAGCCAGCTGTTAGCCATGGAAAAAAGACTGGAAAAGCCACAGGAGCTGCCGGGACCAACGGGTGAGTCCAACATCCTTTACCTAGAAGCCAGAGGTACGGTTGCCTGTTTACGTTGCCAGCAAACGCCGTTTAGCTTCTGGTTGATTTCGGTATTAACCGCCATGGCCAGCGGCAACTGTGTATTTGCCTTGGTAGACGACACTTACCTGGCGGAAGCCGAAGCCATCAAGAGCCTGTTGATCCAGGCCGGTATGCCAGAAGGCGTATTCCAGATAGTCGCCCTTGGCCACTTACCTGACTTACTGGCAGACAGCCGCTTAGCCGGGGCCGTGGTAGATCACGGCAGCGGTTTAAAACAACTCAGCGGTGAGATACTGGGCGGCCGCAGCGGGGCAATAGTGCCGCTGATCACGGCAACCAGCTACAACAACCTGCTGGAGCGATTAGTGACGGAAAAAACGGTGACTATCGATACCACGGCAGCCGGTGGTAATGCTTCTCTGATGACCATGGAAAGCAATGTCGGCTAA
- a CDS encoding helix-turn-helix domain-containing protein — translation MKRIEQTKKLLGNLIKKTRATTMDQEELALRSGTSTNTISRLERGKGVNTDTLLSVLNQLDLLDPILTVIEEQYELVDKNPLRKTSKQALELPNDF, via the coding sequence ATGAAGAGAATTGAGCAAACCAAAAAGCTATTAGGTAATCTTATAAAAAAGACCCGAGCAACTACTATGGATCAGGAAGAGTTAGCACTCCGCTCCGGTACGAGCACAAATACCATCAGTCGGCTAGAACGCGGTAAAGGTGTGAATACTGATACGTTATTGTCAGTACTTAATCAGTTGGATTTGTTAGATCCCATTCTTACCGTTATAGAAGAACAATATGAATTAGTAGACAAAAATCCTTTAAGGAAAACTTCCAAACAAGCGCTGGAATTACCTAATGACTTCTAG
- a CDS encoding sodium-dependent transporter, producing the protein MSTEREHFSSRIGFILAAAGSAVGIGNLVGFPVNAAKNGGGAFLLVYALFVFLICLPVMIAEMAVGRKTAKEPVGAYNTLSGGSKLWSFPGLLGVLTPFMIAVFYMVLTVWIFGYLAMIVTGNLDYLASGESFGTFITSPYLFAAMAVVAAIVNFILVAGVKDGIEKAAKILMPTLFVMLILLVIFVLTLDNAMSGVKFFIIPDISKLTPSVINGALSQAFFSLSLGMGILITYGSYINNKTNIPNSAKMVALTDTGVAFTAGLMVLPAVFSFNPNINPAELSDSGISLIFVFLPKIFLALQATIGYIGASIVAAIFFLLVFFAAITSLVSIIEVPVSYLVGEKKHSRKKALSILLMTAGILTLFATVSFGMVTFFTEFTSYAGGTKSFFDVIYDIFYDTILPLNGFLLCLFVSYRWKKAKLSEELAKGNENYLGSFVEKYINFSLGTFIPVIIFFIFINTLAHKFFAVSLFGF; encoded by the coding sequence ATGAGTACAGAAAGAGAACATTTTAGTTCCCGCATCGGTTTTATTCTCGCGGCGGCCGGTTCTGCCGTCGGCATCGGTAACCTGGTAGGTTTTCCTGTTAATGCCGCCAAAAATGGTGGCGGTGCATTTTTACTGGTTTATGCATTATTTGTATTTTTGATCTGTTTGCCTGTGATGATCGCAGAAATGGCGGTGGGCCGTAAAACCGCGAAAGAGCCGGTTGGCGCCTATAACACTTTAAGCGGCGGCAGCAAACTGTGGAGCTTTCCCGGATTATTGGGGGTGTTGACCCCTTTTATGATTGCGGTCTTTTATATGGTACTCACGGTATGGATTTTTGGTTACCTGGCGATGATAGTGACGGGTAACCTGGATTATCTTGCCAGCGGTGAGAGTTTTGGCACTTTTATTACCAGTCCCTACCTGTTTGCCGCCATGGCGGTGGTCGCTGCTATTGTTAATTTTATTCTGGTGGCCGGGGTTAAAGACGGTATTGAAAAAGCGGCAAAAATCTTAATGCCAACCCTGTTTGTAATGTTGATCTTGTTGGTGATTTTTGTGCTGACCCTGGACAACGCCATGTCGGGGGTGAAATTCTTTATCATCCCGGATATTTCCAAACTGACGCCGTCGGTTATTAACGGCGCTTTATCCCAGGCATTTTTCTCCCTGTCTCTGGGTATGGGGATTTTAATTACCTACGGCTCCTATATTAACAATAAGACCAATATTCCCAATTCTGCGAAAATGGTCGCCCTGACCGATACCGGGGTCGCTTTTACCGCCGGTTTGATGGTGTTGCCTGCGGTGTTTTCCTTTAACCCCAATATCAACCCGGCAGAACTCAGCGACAGCGGCATCTCGCTGATTTTTGTGTTCCTGCCGAAGATCTTTTTAGCCCTGCAGGCGACCATAGGTTATATCGGCGCCAGCATAGTCGCGGCAATTTTCTTCCTGCTGGTATTCTTTGCCGCCATTACTTCCCTGGTGTCGATTATTGAAGTGCCTGTCTCTTATCTGGTGGGAGAGAAAAAACACAGCCGTAAAAAGGCGCTGTCGATTTTATTGATGACCGCAGGGATCCTGACCTTATTCGCCACTGTGTCTTTCGGTATGGTGACTTTCTTTACCGAGTTTACTTCCTATGCCGGCGGCACTAAGTCTTTCTTTGATGTGATTTATGATATCTTCTATGACACTATTTTACCGTTAAACGGTTTCCTCCTGTGTCTGTTTGTCAGTTATCGCTGGAAAAAAGCCAAGCTTTCTGAAGAGCTGGCCAAAGGCAATGAAAATTACCTGGGGTCTTTTGTCGAGAAGTATATTAACTTCTCCCTGGGGACTTTTATTCCTGTTATAATTTTCTTCATCTTTATAAATACCCTGGCGCATAAGTTCTTTGCCGTCAGTTTATTTGGCTTTTAG
- a CDS encoding DNA ligase, translating into MNKAPFAAGCYLSALLSLLLSWLVPAAAHAGDIQVPAKPGLQLATRYQEQENIQEFYVSEKLDGVRGYWTGKQLVTRRGNVIKTPVFFTIGWPNFPLDGELWLGRDSFEQVSATVRTFKAKAENWQQIRFMIFDLPGHKGSFSERIKAMRAIVTATNNQNLKMIPQEKLSSLSRLQARLKEVVDNGGEGLMLHHQDAYYQTGRNALVMKLKQYQDAEAVVLAHNPGTGKYTDKLGSLLVKTSEGIVFKIGTGFSDQQREFPPPVGSTITYRYTGKTKNGVPRFASFMRQRH; encoded by the coding sequence ATGAACAAAGCCCCGTTTGCCGCCGGTTGTTACCTTAGTGCGCTTTTGTCTTTGCTGTTATCCTGGCTCGTGCCTGCCGCTGCCCATGCCGGGGATATCCAGGTTCCCGCCAAACCCGGACTCCAGCTGGCAACCCGCTACCAGGAGCAGGAAAATATCCAGGAATTTTATGTCAGTGAAAAACTCGACGGCGTCAGGGGCTACTGGACCGGTAAGCAACTGGTTACCCGCCGGGGAAATGTCATCAAGACTCCGGTGTTTTTCACCATAGGTTGGCCCAACTTTCCTTTAGACGGCGAGTTATGGCTGGGCAGAGACAGCTTCGAGCAGGTTTCTGCGACGGTGAGAACCTTTAAGGCCAAAGCTGAAAATTGGCAACAGATACGTTTTATGATCTTTGATTTACCCGGCCATAAAGGCAGCTTCAGTGAGCGCATCAAAGCCATGCGGGCCATAGTCACGGCCACGAACAATCAAAACCTGAAAATGATCCCCCAGGAAAAATTATCTTCCCTGAGCCGTTTACAGGCCAGGCTCAAAGAGGTCGTCGACAATGGTGGCGAAGGGTTAATGCTGCATCATCAGGATGCCTACTACCAAACCGGGAGAAATGCCCTGGTGATGAAACTGAAACAATACCAGGACGCCGAGGCCGTCGTACTCGCGCATAATCCGGGTACCGGAAAATACACAGATAAACTCGGCTCCCTGCTGGTAAAAACCAGCGAAGGAATAGTTTTTAAGATCGGCACGGGGTTTAGCGATCAGCAGCGGGAGTTTCCACCTCCGGTGGGCAGTACCATAACCTACAGGTATACCGGAAAAACCAAAAACGGCGTGCCCAGGTTTGCCAGTTTTATGCGCCAGCGTCACTGA
- a CDS encoding PGPGW domain-containing protein, whose protein sequence is MQTRIKKYLITFAGFFCLFIGVVFVLLPGPAVIFIPAGLALLSLEYPLAKTWLRKSQRWLAVSARKTDKWILALKRHLAKD, encoded by the coding sequence ATGCAGACAAGAATAAAAAAATACCTGATCACCTTTGCCGGTTTTTTCTGTTTATTTATCGGCGTTGTGTTTGTCCTGCTACCGGGACCCGCAGTTATCTTTATCCCGGCAGGTCTGGCCCTGTTGAGCCTGGAATATCCGCTGGCAAAAACCTGGTTAAGGAAAAGTCAGCGCTGGCTGGCGGTAAGCGCCAGGAAAACGGATAAATGGATACTCGCCCTGAAAAGACATTTGGCAAAAGATTAG
- a CDS encoding type II toxin-antitoxin system HipA family toxin yields the protein MTSRAYVFIDGLEDEPIICGVVELDDQTNIGKFRYGQSYLQRPDAFALDPLHLPLHSNQFATRANRGMFGAVLDAGADSWGKKLIYSLHKTKPKDDLELVLAGSGTGVGALTFSLSRTASKPKKNKNTLGDMPMLLRGKDAILKDEEIPEEAKKAFEFGSSMGGARPKTVIEDKGKSYLAKFNRSDDLFNVCLVEHATMNMLREIKDLNMRVAETSIVKNHEEDILLVERFDCRDLRPSHHFLSANSILGTNKVTNASLSDSYTYGILAEFIMKHGAEPRDSHELFARMVFNILMGNTDDHSRNHAFVYSFSEVSWRLSPAYDVLPVNNTQQHGIGIGNLGRFGSIENALSQSRRFGLTQSKAKKIADKVQELTMEWRRYFSDSGVSDADIERLKGVIPDPVSV from the coding sequence ATGACTTCTAGAGCCTACGTATTTATTGACGGATTAGAAGACGAGCCGATTATTTGCGGTGTGGTGGAACTGGATGACCAAACTAACATTGGTAAATTTCGTTATGGTCAAAGTTATTTGCAGCGACCTGATGCTTTTGCTTTAGATCCCCTTCACTTACCTTTGCATAGCAATCAATTCGCCACCAGAGCGAATAGAGGTATGTTTGGCGCGGTCTTAGATGCCGGTGCTGACAGTTGGGGGAAAAAGCTCATTTACTCTCTGCATAAAACCAAACCTAAAGACGATCTTGAATTGGTTTTAGCTGGCTCAGGCACGGGGGTTGGGGCATTAACCTTTAGTCTATCGAGAACTGCCAGCAAACCCAAAAAAAATAAAAATACTCTGGGTGATATGCCAATGCTGTTAAGAGGGAAAGATGCGATTCTTAAGGACGAAGAAATCCCGGAGGAAGCAAAAAAAGCCTTTGAATTTGGTTCAAGCATGGGGGGCGCAAGGCCTAAAACAGTTATTGAAGATAAAGGTAAAAGTTACCTGGCCAAGTTCAATCGTTCGGACGATTTGTTTAATGTCTGTCTGGTCGAGCATGCAACAATGAATATGTTAAGAGAGATAAAAGATCTTAATATGAGAGTCGCAGAAACTTCGATAGTAAAAAATCACGAAGAAGATATCTTGTTGGTTGAAAGATTTGATTGCCGGGACTTAAGACCGTCTCATCACTTTTTAAGTGCAAATTCTATACTGGGTACTAATAAGGTTACCAACGCTAGTCTTTCAGATTCATATACTTATGGCATTTTAGCTGAATTTATCATGAAGCATGGTGCAGAGCCACGAGATTCACATGAGTTGTTTGCGCGTATGGTTTTTAACATTTTAATGGGCAATACTGACGACCACTCAAGAAATCACGCTTTTGTTTACTCCTTCTCTGAAGTTTCATGGAGATTATCCCCAGCTTATGATGTCTTGCCTGTTAATAACACGCAACAGCATGGCATAGGCATTGGTAATTTGGGACGATTCGGTTCTATCGAAAATGCTCTGTCACAATCAAGGCGTTTTGGACTAACGCAATCTAAAGCAAAAAAAATCGCTGATAAGGTGCAAGAGCTTACAATGGAGTGGAGACGCTACTTTTCTGATTCTGGTGTTTCAGATGCAGATATTGAACGTCTCAAAGGGGTTATTCCCGATCCTGTCTCTGTTTAA
- a CDS encoding HDOD domain-containing protein has protein sequence MNAYEYASRADGSFALPDACFKVKALMDDETSNVEDFANVISVDPSMTSRLLKIANSAIYSFPGEISTISRAITIIGTQAIYNMMLVDIASSAFKHFSNQAIDLKRFWRMSVFCGLATKNLAIKAGIRDIERMFVAGLLQNFGELLVANFTPDVAKRCEKYSAEALPWQLQQEYLGYNYTDISAEILKIWQIPEKIILPIRHYNQAHNIQINKDVKVLYLASRLALVDSNPEEFSYDETVDESLCSSLGIHADDLVEAAEFAADEADNILTIMNTKLY, from the coding sequence ATGAATGCTTATGAATATGCAAGCCGGGCAGACGGATCTTTTGCCTTGCCCGATGCTTGCTTTAAAGTCAAAGCCCTGATGGATGACGAAACTTCCAATGTCGAAGACTTTGCCAATGTTATCAGTGTCGACCCTTCGATGACCTCGCGCTTATTAAAAATCGCCAACAGTGCCATTTATAGCTTTCCCGGGGAGATCAGCACCATTTCCCGTGCCATCACTATTATCGGTACCCAGGCTATTTATAATATGATGCTGGTGGACATCGCCAGTTCGGCTTTTAAGCATTTTTCCAACCAGGCGATTGATTTAAAACGCTTTTGGCGTATGAGTGTTTTTTGCGGTCTGGCAACGAAAAATCTGGCCATTAAAGCGGGCATCCGCGATATCGAACGTATGTTTGTTGCCGGTTTGCTGCAAAACTTTGGTGAGTTGCTGGTGGCCAACTTTACTCCGGATGTGGCCAAACGCTGTGAAAAGTATTCGGCTGAGGCTTTACCCTGGCAGCTGCAGCAAGAGTACCTGGGTTATAATTACACCGATATTTCCGCTGAAATATTAAAGATATGGCAAATTCCGGAGAAGATTATTCTGCCGATCCGCCATTATAACCAGGCCCATAATATTCAAATCAATAAAGATGTCAAAGTGTTATACCTGGCTTCCCGGCTGGCCTTGGTGGACAGCAATCCCGAAGAGTTCAGTTATGATGAAACCGTGGATGAAAGCCTGTGTAGCAGTTTAGGCATACATGCCGATGATTTGGTGGAAGCGGCAGAGTTTGCTGCCGATGAAGCGGACAATATCTTAACCATTATGAATACCAAGCTTTATTAA
- a CDS encoding class I SAM-dependent methyltransferase has product MIEFITCTDFSECQRLFHGRGHAYENLSHVNVDWLPPVVLITLYQEVEANWLAQQAKALQARVPDCRSVQVQYRSRAMAPTEVLLGESIEHTQVRELGLSYHIELGKAQNTGLFLDMRNGRQWVKDNSKDLNVLNLFAYTCAFSVAALAGGASKVVNVDVSKASLGKGRDNHRLNRQDTAKVKFEGVDIFKSYGRLKKHGPYELLICDPPSFQKGSVNIERDYAKIIRRIPQLMKAGGRLMLCLNSPDLDENFLLETVAAECPECRFDAVISPPEVYKEAHQGKGLKVLLFTYLPSLAP; this is encoded by the coding sequence ATGATTGAATTTATTACCTGTACCGATTTTAGCGAATGCCAGCGCTTGTTTCACGGCCGCGGCCATGCCTATGAAAACCTCAGCCATGTCAATGTCGACTGGTTGCCGCCTGTCGTGCTGATCACCTTATACCAGGAGGTGGAAGCAAACTGGCTGGCGCAGCAGGCAAAAGCCTTGCAGGCGCGGGTGCCGGATTGTCGTTCGGTGCAGGTGCAATATCGTAGCCGTGCCATGGCCCCCACAGAAGTTTTGCTGGGGGAGAGCATAGAACACACCCAGGTGCGGGAGCTGGGGCTGAGTTATCATATTGAGCTGGGTAAAGCGCAAAATACCGGTTTATTTCTGGATATGCGTAACGGCCGGCAGTGGGTGAAGGACAACAGCAAAGACTTAAATGTGCTTAACCTGTTTGCCTATACCTGTGCCTTTTCCGTGGCAGCCCTGGCCGGGGGCGCGAGTAAGGTGGTGAATGTCGATGTCAGCAAGGCTTCCTTGGGCAAAGGCCGGGATAACCACAGGTTAAACCGGCAGGATACCGCTAAGGTGAAGTTCGAAGGGGTGGATATTTTTAAATCCTACGGCCGGTTAAAAAAACACGGGCCTTATGAGCTGCTGATTTGTGATCCGCCGTCGTTTCAAAAGGGCAGTGTTAATATTGAGCGGGATTATGCCAAGATTATCCGCCGCATTCCGCAATTAATGAAAGCCGGCGGTCGCCTGATGTTATGCCTGAACTCTCCTGATTTGGATGAAAACTTTTTGCTGGAAACGGTAGCGGCTGAATGTCCCGAGTGTCGTTTCGATGCTGTTATCAGCCCGCCTGAGGTTTATAAGGAAGCGCACCAGGGTAAAGGTTTAAAAGTGTTGCTCTTTACCTATTTGCCTTCTTTAGCACCATAG
- a CDS encoding winged helix-turn-helix transcriptional regulator, translating to MNQVKARVLDRIDLLILDVLQKDGRISNVELAKQVNLSASPCLERVRRLESEGYIERYVAVLSAPKLKYGMLAFIQVTLDRTTADVFNQFREEVVKIREVAECHMVAGGFDYLLKLRFEDMEAYREILGVIIELPAVSQTHTYVVMENVKQDLGLPIF from the coding sequence ATGAACCAAGTTAAAGCCAGGGTATTAGATCGTATTGATCTATTGATTTTAGATGTTTTACAAAAAGACGGCCGTATTTCCAACGTTGAGTTGGCCAAGCAGGTCAATCTGAGCGCCAGCCCTTGCCTGGAAAGGGTCAGGCGTCTGGAAAGCGAAGGTTATATTGAGCGTTACGTGGCCGTACTTAGTGCCCCTAAGCTTAAATATGGCATGTTGGCCTTTATCCAGGTGACCTTAGACCGCACCACCGCCGATGTGTTTAACCAGTTCAGGGAAGAGGTGGTGAAAATCAGGGAAGTGGCGGAATGTCATATGGTGGCGGGGGGCTTTGATTATTTATTGAAGCTGCGCTTTGAGGATATGGAAGCCTACCGGGAAATACTCGGGGTGATCATTGAGTTGCCTGCGGTTTCCCAAACCCATACTTATGTGGTGATGGAGAATGTTAAACAGGATCTGGGTTTACCGATATTTTAG